In Perca fluviatilis chromosome 14, GENO_Pfluv_1.0, whole genome shotgun sequence, a genomic segment contains:
- the LOC120572810 gene encoding low affinity immunoglobulin gamma Fc region receptor II-like: MEEPSLQLLLVVISLLSCTTNQASLTVSPSSSQMFEGESVSLSCEEDDSSAGWTLRRNTTRETRTQCGPDWGRNAGSSCKISLIIPEDSGVYWCESREGATSNSISITVTGGPVILQSPVLPVMEGEDLTLTCKTKTSSNLPAGFYKDGSFFRTEPAGHMTIHHVSRSDEGLYKCNISSVGESPPSWVSVTGKSPPTSPSSPDSFPPPSVLWSAASVGVLIGIVQLVVLVLLVRRCVRRKRKAVDAGDDDNTDDITYTDVQIARNLQVPIRRSRESDPATIYSGVRTTDVSYGQMAIKEMKSNRKRESPAEPEVLYSSLRKT, translated from the exons ATGGAGGAACCATCTCTACAGCTGCTGCTGG TTGTGATCTCACTGCTGAGCTGCACAACAAACCAAG cctctctgactgtgagtcccagcagctctcagatgtttgaaggagagtctgtctctctgagctgtgaggaggacgacagctctgctggatggactctgaggaggaacacaACCAGAGAAACCAGGACTCAGTGTGGACCTGACTGGGGAAGAAATGCCGGTTCTTCCTGTAAAATCAGCTTAATTATTCCAGAGGACAGTGGAGTttactggtgtgagtccagagagggagcaaccagtaacagcatcagcatcactgtcactg gtggaccagtgatcctgcagagtcctgtcctccctgtgatggagggagaagacctcactctgacctgtaaaacaaagacgtcctccaacctcccagctggtttctataaagatggctccttcttcaggactgagcctgcaggtcacatgaccatccaccatgtttccaggtctgatgaaggcctctacaagtgcaacatcagcagtgttggagagtctccacccagctgggtctctgtcacag GGAAAAGTCCTCCTACATCCCCCTCTAGTCCTGattccttccctcctccctccgtATTGTGGTCTGCTGCTTCAGTCGGTGTTCTGATTGGGATTGTTCAACTGGTTGTGCTGGTTCTACTGGTGAGACGATGCGTCCGTAGGAAAAGGAAAG CTGTTGACGCTGGAGATGATGACAACACAGATGACATCACATACACTGATGTCCAAATAGCACGTAACCTGCAAGTGCCAATCAGACGGAGTAGAG AGAGTGATCCTGCTACAATCTACTCCGGAGTGAGAACAACAGATGTCAGTTATGGACAAATGGCGATCAAAGAGATGAAATCAAACAGGAAGAGAG AGTCTCCAGCAGAGCCAGAGGTCCTCTACTCCTCACTGAGGAAGACCTGA